The Streptomyces sp. Mut1 genome window below encodes:
- a CDS encoding DUF4153 domain-containing protein → MKPGPVHPGTLWAVLATALLSTVLLGDGIGLNMLIVALPAAAGAYIAAWAAGRRLRPWSAVWGIGGLALLVVPALRDAGWPTFLALVSALALGSLALHGSRSWLGVFLGSFGLFTSVFESLGWGVRGVRDRMAGSRDRYGVVLRSAAVAVVLLIVFGALFASADAAFADLLGSLTPDVSVGDSPWRIFLGVLGLVGALAAAYTAAAPVRWDRATIRPGKARGRLEWALPLVVLNLLFAVFLAIQLTVLLGGYDKVMAETDLSYSEYARQGFWQLLWATVLTLGVIALALRWAPRGGARDRTLVRGVLGTLCLLTLVVVASALRRMDLYVDAYGLTRLRISVAAVELWLGVVLVLIMAAGVFGPRLLPRAVAASAAVGVLAFGLVSPDGLIAEQNVQRYRDDHSIDIEYLKGLSADAVPALDTLPEPLRSCALADIQRGLRGSDEPWYATSWGEKRARDILGDWDPGYRTLECRGLSSGDNGEERGGGTDDPYDPYDPY, encoded by the coding sequence GTGAAGCCGGGGCCCGTGCACCCCGGAACCCTCTGGGCGGTCCTCGCCACCGCACTGCTCAGCACGGTCCTGCTGGGCGACGGCATCGGCCTGAACATGCTCATCGTCGCGCTGCCCGCGGCGGCCGGGGCGTACATCGCCGCGTGGGCGGCCGGCCGGCGGCTGCGCCCCTGGAGCGCCGTGTGGGGGATCGGGGGACTGGCGCTGCTGGTCGTTCCCGCGCTCCGGGACGCGGGCTGGCCGACGTTCCTCGCTCTCGTGTCCGCTCTGGCGCTCGGCTCGCTGGCGCTGCACGGCAGCCGCAGCTGGCTCGGCGTCTTCCTCGGCTCGTTCGGCCTGTTCACCTCCGTCTTCGAATCGCTGGGCTGGGGCGTCCGGGGCGTGCGCGACCGCATGGCGGGGTCGCGGGACCGCTACGGCGTCGTCCTGCGGTCCGCGGCCGTGGCCGTCGTCCTGCTCATCGTGTTCGGGGCGCTCTTCGCGAGCGCCGACGCGGCCTTCGCCGATCTCCTCGGCAGCCTGACCCCCGATGTGTCGGTCGGCGACAGCCCGTGGCGGATCTTCCTGGGCGTGCTCGGCCTCGTCGGTGCCCTTGCCGCCGCGTACACCGCCGCCGCGCCGGTCCGCTGGGACCGGGCGACGATACGCCCCGGCAAGGCCCGCGGACGGCTGGAATGGGCGCTGCCGCTGGTCGTCCTGAACCTGCTCTTCGCCGTCTTCCTCGCCATTCAGCTCACGGTGCTGCTCGGTGGATACGACAAGGTGATGGCCGAGACGGACCTCAGCTACTCCGAGTACGCCCGCCAGGGCTTCTGGCAGCTGCTCTGGGCCACGGTCCTCACGCTCGGGGTGATCGCACTCGCCCTGCGCTGGGCTCCTCGCGGCGGCGCCCGCGACCGCACGCTCGTACGCGGCGTGCTCGGCACCCTGTGCCTGCTCACGCTCGTCGTGGTGGCCTCCGCGCTGCGGCGCATGGACCTCTACGTCGACGCGTACGGCCTGACCCGGCTGCGCATCTCGGTGGCCGCGGTGGAACTGTGGCTCGGGGTGGTCCTCGTGCTGATCATGGCGGCCGGTGTCTTCGGCCCCCGGCTGCTGCCGCGGGCCGTCGCGGCGAGCGCGGCCGTCGGCGTACTGGCCTTCGGGCTGGTCTCGCCCGACGGTCTGATCGCCGAGCAGAACGTGCAGCGCTACCGCGATGATCACTCGATCGACATCGAGTACCTCAAGGGGCTGTCGGCCGATGCCGTGCCCGCCCTCGACACTCTGCCGGAACCCCTGCGCTCCTGTGCGCTGGCGGACATCCAACGCGGACTGCGGGGCTCGGACGAGCCCTGGTACGCGACGAGCTGGGGGGAGAAGCGGGCCCGGGACATCCTCGGCGACTGGGACCCCGGCTACCGCACACTCGAATGCCGGGGCCTGAGCTCGGGCGACAACGGCGAGGAACGCGGCGGCGGGACGGACGACCCGTACGACCCCTACGACCCGTACTGA
- a CDS encoding MFS transporter, which yields MTTSQLDARSSPGTARRQGRPGIALAVIAACQLMVVLDSTIVNIALPHIQGALRFSTTDLSWVLSAYTLTFGGLLLLGGRAGDILGRRRVFMAGILIFTLASLLGGFAQEPWQLLAARALQGIGGAIASPTALALITTTFPEGPERNRAFGVFAAVSAGGGAIGLLAGGMLTEWLDWRWVFFVNVPIGVLIAVLAPMYINESARHPGRFDISGALTSTLGMASLVYGFIRASEEGWRDSLTLASFGAAVILLALFVLVEMKAKEPITPLRMFADRNRSGTYVIMLSLAAAMFGMFFFIVLFVQNVLAYSPIESGLAFLPVTVAIIMGAGLSQRFLPVLGPKPFMVTGSALAGIGLFWLTFISSGSSYPAGVLGPMLVFGFGMGLNFVTLTLTAVSGVAQHEAGAASSLLNASQQVGGSLGLSILVTVFGTASRSEAEKQVPKFLAQASPEQKAQFAKTRELPGSWGHAVLAEGISTAFLAAVAMAGLALLTALLIIRVRKSDLDALSGKAAAGGPAA from the coding sequence GTGACCACCTCTCAGTTAGACGCGCGGAGCTCTCCGGGCACGGCGCGCCGGCAGGGCCGACCTGGAATCGCCCTGGCCGTCATCGCCGCCTGTCAGTTGATGGTTGTGCTCGACTCCACAATCGTCAACATCGCACTCCCGCACATCCAGGGAGCCCTGCGTTTCTCGACCACGGATCTCTCCTGGGTCCTGAGCGCCTACACGCTCACCTTCGGCGGCCTGCTGCTGCTCGGGGGCCGGGCCGGGGACATCCTCGGCCGCCGCCGCGTGTTCATGGCCGGCATCCTGATCTTCACGCTCGCCTCGCTCCTCGGTGGATTCGCCCAGGAGCCCTGGCAGTTGCTCGCCGCCCGCGCGCTCCAGGGCATCGGCGGCGCGATCGCCTCGCCTACCGCCCTCGCCCTGATCACCACCACATTCCCCGAAGGCCCCGAGCGCAACCGCGCCTTCGGTGTCTTCGCCGCGGTGTCCGCGGGCGGTGGTGCGATCGGCCTGCTGGCGGGCGGGATGCTCACCGAATGGCTCGACTGGCGCTGGGTGTTCTTCGTCAACGTGCCGATCGGTGTGCTGATCGCCGTCCTGGCTCCGATGTACATCAACGAGTCCGCGAGGCATCCGGGCCGCTTCGACATATCCGGCGCCCTGACCTCGACTCTCGGCATGGCCTCGCTGGTGTACGGGTTCATCCGGGCCTCCGAGGAGGGCTGGCGCGACTCGCTCACCCTGGCGTCCTTCGGTGCGGCGGTGATTCTGCTCGCTCTCTTCGTGCTCGTCGAGATGAAGGCCAAGGAGCCGATCACGCCGCTGCGGATGTTCGCCGACCGCAATCGCTCCGGCACATACGTGATCATGCTCAGCCTGGCCGCGGCCATGTTCGGGATGTTCTTCTTCATCGTGCTGTTCGTGCAGAACGTCCTGGCCTACAGCCCCATCGAGTCCGGCCTGGCCTTCCTGCCCGTGACCGTCGCGATCATCATGGGAGCGGGGCTCTCGCAGCGGTTCCTGCCGGTTCTCGGTCCCAAGCCGTTCATGGTCACGGGTTCGGCGCTCGCGGGTATCGGCCTGTTCTGGCTCACCTTCATCTCCTCCGGCAGCTCCTACCCGGCGGGGGTCCTCGGCCCGATGCTCGTGTTCGGCTTCGGTATGGGGCTCAATTTCGTGACGCTCACCCTGACGGCGGTCTCCGGGGTCGCGCAGCACGAGGCGGGCGCCGCCTCCAGCCTGCTCAACGCGAGCCAGCAGGTGGGCGGTTCGCTGGGGCTGTCCATCCTGGTCACGGTCTTCGGTACGGCCAGCCGCAGCGAGGCGGAGAAGCAGGTGCCGAAGTTCCTGGCGCAGGCTTCGCCGGAGCAGAAGGCTCAGTTCGCCAAGACCCGGGAGCTGCCCGGAAGCTGGGGCCACGCGGTGCTCGCCGAGGGCATATCCACCGCGTTCCTCGCGGCGGTGGCCATGGCCGGCCTCGCCCTGCTGACCGCGCTGCTCATCATCCGGGTGCGCAAAAGCGACCTGGACGCGCTGAGCGGCAAGGCCGCGGCCGGGGGGCCGGCGGCCTAG
- a CDS encoding TetR/AcrR family transcriptional regulator, translating into MATSRSAAAARQSVVSLRRRGSVLERAILEAALEALSKVGWNGLTMEGVAAGAQTGKAAIYRRWSSKEELVAEALRSALPALGLAPDSGNVRDDLYQLCRAMRDAMLSTSGSALRSVIHECDGVTAERFQSVILNGVIRPSTDLIREVVSRGVERGEVRAGALRELAFDVIPAMMMYRTKVCGSVWDDEEIEALIDQVVVPFFRPDAP; encoded by the coding sequence ATGGCTACTTCGCGATCGGCTGCCGCCGCCCGGCAGTCGGTGGTGTCCCTTCGCCGCCGAGGATCCGTGCTGGAACGCGCGATCCTCGAAGCGGCGCTGGAAGCGCTCAGTAAGGTCGGCTGGAACGGGCTGACGATGGAAGGGGTGGCCGCCGGTGCGCAGACCGGAAAGGCCGCGATCTACCGCCGTTGGTCCTCCAAGGAGGAGCTGGTCGCCGAGGCGCTGCGCAGCGCGCTGCCGGCGCTGGGCCTTGCCCCCGACTCGGGGAACGTGCGCGACGATCTCTACCAGCTGTGCCGCGCCATGCGGGACGCGATGCTCTCCACGTCCGGCTCTGCCCTGCGGTCGGTCATTCACGAATGCGACGGCGTTACGGCGGAACGCTTCCAGTCGGTGATCCTCAACGGCGTGATCCGGCCGTCGACCGACCTCATCAGGGAAGTGGTGAGCCGGGGCGTCGAACGCGGCGAGGTGCGCGCCGGTGCCCTGCGGGAGCTGGCCTTCGACGTCATCCCCGCGATGATGATGTATCGCACCAAGGTGTGCGGCAGCGTGTGGGACGACGAGGAGATCGAGGCGCTGATCGATCAGGTCGTGGTCCCGTTCTTCCGCCCGGACGCCCCCTGA
- a CDS encoding ribonuclease HII, with amino-acid sequence MPYEPPTHTVERSLRATTGARTVAGVDEVGRGAWAGPVTVCAAVTGLRRPPAGLTDSKLISPKRRAELAPLLESWVTAYALGDASPQEIDELGMTAALRLAAVRALEALPVRPDAVILDGKHDYLGSPWQVRTVIKGDQSCVAVAAASVIAKVRRDTMMAELGAESGEYADFAFDANAGYPSPVHRAALEERGPTAHHRLSWSYLDALPRWQHLKKVRFSAEAAALESGGQLGFDF; translated from the coding sequence ATGCCGTACGAACCACCCACGCACACCGTCGAGCGCTCACTGCGCGCTACCACCGGTGCCAGGACCGTCGCCGGTGTCGACGAGGTCGGACGCGGAGCGTGGGCGGGACCTGTCACCGTGTGCGCCGCGGTCACCGGGCTTCGCAGGCCTCCCGCCGGACTCACCGACTCCAAGCTGATCAGCCCGAAGCGCCGCGCGGAACTCGCGCCGCTGCTGGAGAGCTGGGTCACCGCGTACGCACTCGGTGACGCCTCGCCGCAGGAGATCGACGAACTCGGGATGACCGCCGCCCTCCGGCTCGCCGCCGTGCGTGCCCTGGAGGCGCTGCCGGTCCGCCCGGACGCCGTGATCCTGGACGGCAAGCACGACTACCTGGGCAGTCCCTGGCAGGTCCGCACCGTCATCAAGGGCGACCAGTCCTGCGTCGCGGTGGCGGCCGCCTCGGTGATCGCGAAGGTCCGCAGGGACACCATGATGGCCGAACTCGGCGCGGAGAGCGGCGAGTACGCCGACTTCGCGTTCGACGCCAACGCCGGTTACCCGTCCCCCGTGCACAGGGCCGCACTTGAGGAGCGTGGGCCCACCGCCCACCATCGTCTCTCGTGGTCCTATCTCGACGCGCTGCCCAGGTGGCAGCACCTGAAGAAGGTCCGTTTCTCCGCCGAGGCGGCCGCACTGGAAAGCGGGGGCCAGCTCGGCTTCGACTTCTGA
- a CDS encoding RecQ family ATP-dependent DNA helicase: MTNADRAELRASADSVLARLVGDTSGTARLREDQWRAIEALVADKRRALVVQRTGWGKSAVYFVATSLLRARGSGPTVIVSPLLALMRNQVTAAARAGISARTINSSNTEEWDTIQAEVAAGEVDVLLVSPERLNNPDFRDQVLPRLAAATGLLVVDEAHCISDWGHDFRPDYRRLRTMLADLPAGVPVLATTATANARVTADVAEQLGTGAGTDALVLRGPLDRESLSLGVLRLPNAAHRLAWLGDHLKELPGSGIIYTLTVAAAEEVTAYLRQCGHTVASYTGRTENAERQQAEDDLLANRVKALVATSALGMGFDKPDLGFVVHLGSPSSPIAYYQQVGRAGRGVEHAEVLLLPGKEDEAIWQYFASVAFPPEEQVRRTIDALAQAGRPLSLPALEPLVDLRRTRLETMLKVLDVDGAVRRVKGGWTATGEPWVYDAERYAWVARQRAAEQQAMRDYATTDGCRMEFLRRQLDDEEATACGRCDNCAGARFDEQVSDAALDTAKGELGRPGVEVEPRKMWPTGLASVGVDLKGRIPAGELSGTGRALGRLSDIGWGNRLRPMLAAQAPDGPVPDDVAAAVVTVLADWARGPGGWAPDAVDAVPRPVGVVTMASRRRPQLIESLGRHISEVGRMPLLGHVGHVPGTEDIRISQTNSAQRVRALHERLVVGPELAEALASAGGPVLLVDDLSDTGWTLAVASRLLRRAGAQAVFPLVLAVQA; encoded by the coding sequence ATGACCAACGCAGACCGCGCAGAGCTCAGGGCTTCGGCCGATTCCGTACTGGCCCGACTCGTAGGTGACACCTCCGGCACCGCCCGGCTGCGTGAAGACCAGTGGCGGGCCATCGAGGCACTCGTCGCCGACAAACGCCGAGCGCTGGTAGTCCAGCGGACCGGATGGGGCAAGTCCGCCGTGTACTTCGTCGCGACCTCGCTGCTGCGCGCCAGGGGCAGCGGCCCGACCGTGATCGTCTCGCCGCTGCTGGCACTGATGCGCAACCAGGTCACGGCGGCGGCCAGGGCCGGCATCAGCGCGCGCACGATCAACTCGTCCAACACGGAGGAGTGGGACACCATTCAGGCCGAGGTGGCCGCCGGTGAGGTCGATGTGCTGCTGGTCAGCCCGGAGCGGCTCAACAATCCCGACTTCCGCGACCAGGTGCTGCCCCGGCTGGCCGCGGCGACCGGGCTGCTCGTCGTCGACGAGGCGCACTGCATCTCCGACTGGGGCCACGACTTCCGTCCCGACTACCGGCGTCTGCGCACGATGCTCGCCGATCTCCCCGCCGGTGTCCCGGTCCTCGCGACCACCGCCACGGCGAACGCCCGCGTGACCGCCGACGTGGCAGAGCAGTTGGGCACCGGCGCCGGTACCGACGCCCTCGTCCTGCGGGGCCCGCTGGATCGCGAGAGCCTGAGCCTGGGTGTGCTGCGACTGCCCAACGCCGCGCACCGGCTGGCGTGGCTCGGTGACCATCTCAAGGAACTCCCGGGCTCGGGAATCATCTACACCCTGACGGTCGCCGCGGCCGAAGAGGTCACCGCCTACCTCCGCCAGTGCGGGCACACCGTCGCTTCGTACACCGGCCGTACGGAGAACGCCGAACGGCAGCAGGCGGAGGACGATCTGCTGGCCAACCGGGTCAAGGCGCTGGTGGCGACCTCCGCGCTCGGCATGGGGTTCGACAAGCCGGACCTCGGCTTCGTCGTGCACCTGGGATCGCCCTCCTCCCCCATCGCCTACTACCAGCAGGTGGGCCGCGCTGGCCGCGGGGTCGAGCATGCCGAGGTGCTGCTCCTGCCGGGCAAGGAGGACGAAGCCATCTGGCAGTACTTCGCTTCGGTCGCCTTCCCGCCGGAGGAGCAGGTCCGGCGCACCATCGACGCGCTCGCCCAGGCCGGCCGGCCGCTGTCGCTGCCCGCCTTGGAGCCCCTGGTCGACCTGAGGCGTACACGTCTGGAGACCATGCTCAAGGTGCTCGACGTCGACGGGGCGGTCCGGCGGGTGAAGGGGGGCTGGACAGCGACGGGTGAGCCCTGGGTCTACGACGCCGAGCGCTATGCCTGGGTGGCCAGGCAGCGGGCGGCCGAGCAGCAGGCCATGCGCGACTACGCGACGACGGACGGCTGCCGGATGGAGTTCCTGCGCCGTCAGCTGGACGACGAGGAGGCGACCGCGTGCGGGCGCTGCGACAACTGTGCCGGCGCGCGGTTCGACGAACAGGTCTCGGACGCCGCTCTGGACACCGCGAAGGGTGAGCTCGGCAGGCCGGGTGTGGAGGTGGAGCCGCGCAAGATGTGGCCCACCGGTCTCGCGTCGGTCGGTGTCGATCTCAAGGGGCGGATTCCGGCGGGGGAGCTTTCCGGCACGGGCCGGGCGCTCGGGCGGCTCTCCGACATCGGCTGGGGCAACCGGCTGCGTCCGATGCTGGCGGCGCAGGCGCCCGACGGTCCTGTGCCGGACGACGTGGCCGCCGCGGTGGTGACCGTGCTGGCCGACTGGGCCCGGGGCCCCGGCGGCTGGGCCCCGGATGCCGTCGACGCGGTGCCGCGGCCGGTCGGTGTGGTCACCATGGCCTCGCGGCGCCGGCCGCAGCTCATCGAATCCCTCGGCAGACACATCTCCGAGGTGGGGCGGATGCCGTTGCTGGGGCACGTCGGCCATGTTCCGGGCACCGAGGACATCCGGATCTCGCAGACCAACAGCGCCCAGCGGGTCCGGGCCCTGCACGAGAGGCTGGTCGTGGGGCCCGAGCTCGCCGAGGCCCTCGCGTCGGCAGGCGGGCCCGTGCTTCTCGTGGACGATCTGTCGGACACGGGCTGGACGCTCGCGGTGGCGTCCAGGCTGTTGCGGCGGGCCGGAGCTCAAGCGGTGTTTCCGCTGGTCCTCGCCGTTCAGGCGTGA
- a CDS encoding DUF4192 domain-containing protein, whose protein sequence is MSKHHESTGPSDEQQITLRGPAELADALPYLMGFHPNDSVVMVALYGGRGRFGGRLRLGIPQSAQEWPSVAEQLAECLVKGSERRGGRPDAIVIFLCQDPADGETGNQTMERLRPFAQRLRTACGALDVPVLEALCISGNRYWSYVCPDARCCPAEGSPLAMPGTSVMAAAATYAGIQVRGSLREMEARLTPLTRAAGEGQQRALDAAGSAMVPKLLDRESRKEVGGSTLKLARRLMERLGQAPAAVPSLADINDDRLISDEEAASMILGLQDRETRDRAAEWMEGPEADPALRLWRALARRCVAPYEEHAAAPLALAGWVSWSTGDEPAARVALGLALQLDPDYTFAQLLHEACNQGLDPETLRRCLRGERGTRAARHGRRTERVAGARSVRVRPAGRARTRAGSTRPGPGATAGRRRTGRPGVQGRRGTRTGR, encoded by the coding sequence ATGAGCAAGCACCACGAATCCACCGGCCCGTCCGACGAACAGCAGATCACCCTGCGAGGCCCGGCCGAGCTGGCCGACGCCCTCCCCTATCTCATGGGATTCCATCCGAACGACAGCGTGGTCATGGTCGCCCTGTACGGGGGCCGGGGCCGGTTCGGAGGGCGACTGAGGCTCGGCATCCCGCAGTCCGCGCAGGAGTGGCCATCAGTGGCCGAGCAGCTCGCCGAGTGCCTCGTCAAGGGGAGCGAAAGGCGCGGTGGGCGCCCCGACGCCATCGTCATCTTCCTCTGCCAGGACCCGGCCGACGGAGAGACGGGCAACCAGACGATGGAGCGGCTGCGGCCGTTCGCCCAGCGGCTGCGTACGGCCTGCGGCGCACTGGATGTGCCCGTGCTCGAAGCGCTGTGCATCTCCGGCAACCGCTACTGGTCCTACGTCTGCCCCGATGCCCGCTGCTGCCCGGCCGAGGGCAGCCCGCTGGCGATGCCCGGGACTTCCGTGATGGCGGCGGCGGCCACCTACGCCGGCATCCAGGTGCGCGGGTCGCTGCGCGAGATGGAGGCGCGGCTCACACCGCTCACCCGCGCGGCGGGCGAGGGCCAGCAGCGGGCCCTGGACGCGGCGGGGAGCGCGATGGTGCCCAAGCTGCTGGACCGGGAGAGTCGCAAGGAGGTCGGCGGTTCCACGCTGAAGCTCGCCCGCCGTCTCATGGAGCGGCTCGGGCAGGCCCCCGCGGCCGTGCCGTCGCTGGCGGACATCAACGACGACCGGCTGATCAGCGACGAGGAGGCGGCATCAATGATCCTCGGGCTCCAGGACCGGGAGACCCGCGACAGGGCCGCGGAATGGATGGAAGGGCCCGAGGCGGACCCCGCGTTGAGGCTGTGGCGGGCTTTGGCCCGTCGCTGCGTCGCCCCCTACGAGGAGCACGCCGCGGCCCCGCTCGCGCTGGCGGGGTGGGTCTCCTGGTCGACCGGCGACGAACCCGCCGCGCGCGTGGCGCTGGGGCTCGCTCTGCAGCTCGATCCGGACTACACCTTCGCCCAGCTTCTGCACGAGGCCTGCAATCAGGGACTCGACCCCGAGACGCTGCGGCGCTGCCTGCGCGGTGAACGCGGCACCCGGGCCGCCCGGCACGGCCGGCGTACGGAACGGGTCGCGGGGGCCCGTTCCGTACGCGTGCGGCCGGCCGGGCGCGCCCGTACGCGTGCCGGCTCCACCCGGCCGGGCCCAGGTGCGACGGCAGGCAGGCGCCGGACCGGCCGGCCCGGCGTCCAAGGGCGCCGGGGGACCAGGACCGGCCGCTGA
- a CDS encoding NUDIX hydrolase codes for MPPYDPSRFPPFAVTVDLVVLTVRRHALCALVVRRGETPFQGRWALPGGFVKADEDLGAAAARELVEETGLCAQDPAAPAVGNGAHLEQLATYGDPARDPRMRVVSVAHLALAPDLPAPRAGGDANSARWAPVEDLLGPEGGYGPDGEHQAPLAFDHARILADGVERARSKIEYSSLATAFCPPAFTVGELRRVYEAVWGVVLDPRNFHRKVTGTPGFLVPAGGTTTRQGGRPAQLFRAGAATVLNPPMLRPEV; via the coding sequence ATGCCGCCCTACGACCCGTCGCGCTTTCCGCCATTCGCCGTCACCGTCGACCTGGTCGTGCTCACGGTGCGCCGGCACGCGCTCTGTGCGCTGGTGGTACGCCGAGGTGAGACCCCGTTCCAGGGGAGGTGGGCCCTGCCCGGAGGCTTCGTCAAAGCCGACGAGGATCTCGGAGCCGCGGCGGCACGGGAACTGGTCGAGGAAACCGGTCTGTGCGCACAGGATCCGGCAGCTCCGGCCGTCGGCAACGGCGCCCATCTGGAACAGCTCGCCACCTACGGGGACCCGGCGCGCGATCCGCGAATGAGGGTCGTGAGCGTCGCCCATCTAGCGCTGGCCCCGGATCTGCCCGCTCCCAGGGCGGGGGGCGACGCGAACAGCGCGCGGTGGGCGCCGGTCGAGGACCTGCTCGGCCCGGAGGGCGGCTACGGCCCGGACGGTGAGCACCAGGCCCCGTTGGCCTTCGACCACGCCAGGATCCTCGCCGACGGAGTGGAGCGGGCCCGCTCCAAGATCGAGTACTCCTCGCTGGCCACCGCCTTCTGTCCGCCCGCTTTCACGGTCGGCGAGCTGCGTCGGGTGTACGAGGCGGTGTGGGGTGTGGTGCTCGACCCGAGGAACTTCCACCGCAAGGTGACGGGTACGCCGGGCTTCCTGGTCCCGGCCGGCGGTACGACCACCAGGCAAGGCGGCCGCCCCGCCCAGCTGTTCAGGGCCGGTGCGGCGACGGTGCTCAACCCGCCGATGCTGCGCCCCGAGGTCTGA
- a CDS encoding ATP-binding cassette domain-containing protein produces MLQAIGLTSTRPRRHASTRPRGHAPVVDDLTFDAGPGCVTALLGAPGSGKTAALRLMLELDPGRGITYFRGRPLHSVPRPAGEVGVVLGDVPGHPARTARGQLRMLCAAAGAPVSRADDLLDMVGLDGLGDQRIGALSLAMDRRLALACALLGDPHTLLLDDPVEGLAPRDADWLRGMLRSHAEGGGTVLFTTSNPKEAARTAGHVVTIDAGRLVANQDGAAFSRTRLRPRVAVRSPHAARLAALVSREARAARRSVEVVAEADGSRLSVYGSSCAEVGDTAFRHGLPVHQLADEVGDTAPAGVAAGSAAQSCGPPAEPGADASRAVPGSGAAATRGELPPPIRRRPARGPLRPVRYELRRLFGVRTTTVVMAVVLAASVGLSVLLARDGRTPLPDVLAAWPSLLPLPPAALGAGLLGALSFGDEFRYPALAAGRGAVPRRLGLLLAKLAVSGGVALLLALVVVLTSAESLRVVYGGDLLRVPANAVSLAVSWSGLTVGCAWAGLLAAGIFRVTAAGIAAVLAVPVLVVPLVERMPKGSTVRSVTGLPGRLRELAWLQWPQEADRWLLAVVRLVAHPVGAALALSLSVLICAYLFTGLRGKVRW; encoded by the coding sequence ATGCTCCAGGCCATCGGACTCACCAGCACCCGCCCCCGTAGACACGCGAGCACCCGCCCCCGTGGGCACGCGCCCGTCGTGGACGACCTCACGTTCGACGCGGGGCCCGGCTGTGTCACCGCGCTTCTGGGGGCGCCGGGTTCCGGTAAGACCGCGGCCCTGCGGCTGATGCTCGAACTCGATCCGGGCCGGGGTATCACCTACTTCCGGGGGCGCCCGCTGCACAGCGTCCCGCGCCCGGCCGGTGAGGTGGGCGTGGTGCTGGGGGACGTGCCGGGGCATCCGGCCAGGACGGCTCGGGGACAGCTGCGCATGCTCTGTGCAGCGGCCGGAGCGCCCGTCTCCCGAGCGGACGACCTGCTCGACATGGTGGGGCTGGACGGTCTGGGGGACCAGCGCATCGGCGCGCTCTCCCTCGCCATGGACCGCCGGCTGGCCCTCGCCTGCGCACTGCTCGGCGACCCGCACACGCTTCTCCTGGACGATCCCGTGGAGGGGCTGGCGCCACGGGACGCCGACTGGCTGCGCGGGATGCTGCGTTCCCACGCCGAGGGCGGCGGCACCGTCCTGTTCACCACCAGCAACCCCAAGGAGGCCGCGCGCACGGCCGGTCATGTGGTGACCATCGACGCCGGTCGCCTGGTCGCGAACCAGGACGGTGCGGCCTTCTCCCGTACCCGACTGCGGCCCCGCGTAGCCGTCCGCTCCCCGCACGCCGCACGCCTCGCCGCGCTCGTGAGCCGGGAGGCGCGGGCCGCCCGGCGGTCCGTCGAAGTCGTCGCCGAGGCCGACGGCAGTCGGCTGTCCGTGTACGGCAGCAGCTGCGCGGAGGTCGGTGATACGGCGTTCCGCCATGGGCTCCCCGTCCACCAGCTCGCCGACGAGGTCGGCGACACGGCCCCTGCCGGCGTGGCCGCCGGGTCCGCGGCCCAGAGCTGCGGACCCCCGGCCGAACCCGGGGCCGACGCGTCGCGCGCCGTGCCGGGCTCCGGTGCGGCCGCCACGCGCGGCGAACTGCCGCCCCCGATCAGGCGGCGCCCGGCCCGTGGGCCGCTGCGGCCGGTGCGTTACGAACTGCGCCGCCTGTTCGGTGTGCGGACCACGACCGTGGTCATGGCCGTCGTCCTGGCCGCCTCCGTCGGGCTCTCCGTGCTGCTGGCCCGCGACGGCCGCACCCCGCTGCCCGACGTGCTCGCCGCCTGGCCCTCGCTGCTGCCGCTCCCGCCCGCCGCGCTCGGGGCGGGGCTGCTCGGTGCGCTGTCCTTCGGCGACGAGTTCCGATACCCGGCGCTCGCCGCGGGCCGGGGCGCGGTGCCCCGCAGGCTCGGCCTGCTCCTTGCCAAGCTCGCCGTCTCCGGGGGCGTCGCGCTCCTGCTGGCGCTGGTCGTCGTGCTGACCTCGGCGGAGTCCCTTCGGGTCGTGTACGGCGGGGACTTGCTCCGGGTTCCGGCGAATGCGGTGTCCCTGGCCGTGAGTTGGTCCGGGCTGACTGTCGGATGCGCCTGGGCCGGGCTGCTGGCCGCCGGCATCTTCCGGGTGACGGCTGCGGGAATCGCCGCCGTACTCGCCGTACCCGTACTGGTGGTGCCGCTGGTCGAGCGGATGCCCAAGGGGTCGACCGTGCGTTCGGTGACCGGACTTCCGGGACGGCTGCGGGAGCTGGCCTGGCTCCAGTGGCCGCAGGAGGCGGACCGGTGGCTGCTGGCCGTCGTACGACTTGTGGCGCATCCCGTGGGGGCCGCCCTGGCCCTGTCGTTGTCGGTCCTCATCTGCGCGTATCTGTTCACCGGCCTCCGCGGGAAGGTCCGTTGGTGA